The Myxocyprinus asiaticus isolate MX2 ecotype Aquarium Trade chromosome 4, UBuf_Myxa_2, whole genome shotgun sequence nucleotide sequence gaaactggtgttgagcaggtagaattcaacaaagctgtcagctgaggacatgtgaggcatctatttctcaaactagagactctgatgtacttatcctcttgtttagttgtgcatctgggccttccacatctctttctgtccttgttagagtcagttgtcctttgtcttttaagactgtagtgtacacctttgtatgaaatcttcagtttttggcaatttcaagcattgtatagccttcattcctcaaaacaatgattgactgatgagtttttaaagaaagctgtttcttttttaccattttttttttttaccaaatattGACTAAAACATGCCagtgtattgcatactgtggcaactcaaaaacaaacacaaagacaatgttaagcttcatttaatgaaccaaatagctttcagctgtgtttgatataatggtaagtgattttctagtaccaaattagcaatttagcatgattactcaaagataaggtgttggagtgatggctgctggaaatggggcctgtctagatttgatcaaaaatgacttttttcaaatagtgatggtgctgttttttacatcagtaacatcctgactatagtttgtgatcaaattaaagtaccaatttccttccgaaacagcaaaatctgtgcattattccaaacttttggccgcctgtcctcaatttaaaaataaaaaggttttaacCTGAAAAACAAGGTCATAATAAATTTATTATTCTTGATTTTATAATATGAGATATTTTAACAAGAAAGACTTCAAATATGGGCAAAGTATCAAGAAATATGTTCTTATAAATTTAGCATTTACATGCACgcatgcatgcaaaaaaaaaaaaaacttaattaccATGCACTATAGTGTTCATGCACTTTGCTAAGGATGGAGACAACGTGGTCTGACGACTTGCACATTTGTAGAGAGACAAGTATGgtttataaaatacaaatagaTGTTTTTAAAATATGGGTTTATTAAGCAGAGTTTAAGTGTGGCCAGATATGAGTtcatattttttctaatattaaaATGTGAACATGTATAGTACATTTAGGTCtaaaatacatgtaaatggaGTTGTGAAATGCTGCATTagctatattttatttctttaaaagaagacAAGAGAAAAATCTGATTATaatgcttttatttcattcttAAACAATGCTCTGTTGCTCTAGTTTGTCCTAAATGGAATCTTTCAATgcagataatttttgttttgtatgtttttattgatttAGTCAGACAACATTCTGGCATTGAAGCAGAAGCAGCTGTGTGTCCTTTTCTTATACAGCTGGCTGTTATTTTCAAGTACATCCATGAAATGAATTGATCATTTCTGTACAAGCATATGTCAATGTGTACAATTCAGACATTTCTCCAAGTATGTCTTTGAAAGAAGAATATATTCAAAAgcttaaaacaaacattttaaatcacatACAAACACcatataaaatagaaaataaaataaagaatgaaataaaCTAGTGCAATCACAGAAATACATGAACAAGCCAAATAACTTTTCAATTCACCTGGACAAAGACatgtttgaaataaaaacaaacataacagaCCATCAACAGTAATATCAGGTCACAAGTCTGAGTAACAAAGTTTGGTTGCTTTATTTTACTCCTCTTCTTTTTCAACATTATGTTTTTTAGGCACctgcagataaaaaaaagaaatgtaatttaTAACAGACCAAAAGTATTTGTAGATTCAAGTATTAAAATATCTTATAACATATATTGTATGTTCTATGGTGgtttcccttaaaggaatagctcacccaaaaactataattctctcatcatttactcacccttgtgtcatttaaaactcatgtgactttcttccacagaacacaaagatattttaattagGGTTGGGAATTACCAACAAGGTGACGTTGTGATACGCAACACGATACAGGGGCCACGATACAATGTGTTATGATACATGTTCATTTTTAACTGAATTTCTCCTGAACAAAATTTTGAATTTACCATTCAAAACACAATAAAGGTCTTTAAAgatgtgaaaagaaaaatgtattattgcaaccaaaaagttaattacttttatttgtccatttcttccttctgcttttaaagtgttttatgtAACCCTTCCTATAGTTCAAATATTCTGGATTAAAAGCAAACCATTTTTAAACTGTGCAACAGGTAAAGCAAAGCCTTTATGATTAAAGAACTTGAGTCTTAACACAAGTCAAACACAACTCACTTTTACACACGGTTCTTGTATTCAAATGAAGAATTGTATAATGAAACTGTAATTTGTACATTTAATAAAACTAGCCAATTTTTAAGaccattcataaatacacagggAGTGTCACAGATTATAGGCAGTGCAAATATGCTGTGCTAAATTCAAGTGAAGAGACATATTAGACATATTAGCCTgcaattgcattttcttaatATAGTTAGTCTAACTGACCCTTGAATGTGATTTACAAGATGCCTCCAcagcagatccttggcattttccGTGCCTCGGTTTGACGCAGTTTTACCAGTCACTTCGATTTTTACAGCCATCTTTATCCGATTCATATAttccatatttacatttacatttatgcatttggcagatgcttttatccaaagcgacttacagtgcacttattacagggacttattacaaactcagtgcctctttgcttgacatcatgggaaaatcaaaagaagtcctcagaaaaaatatttgtggacctccacaagtctggttcatccttgggagcaatttccaaatgcctgaaggtaccatgttcatctgtacaaacaacagtacgcaagtataaacaccatggaaccatgcaaccatcataccgctcagaaaggagacgcattctgtctcctagagatgaacatagtttggtgtgaaaagtgcaaatcaatctcagaacaacagcaaaggaccttgtgaagatgctgaaggaaacaggtagtcaagtatctatatccacagtaaaacgagtcctatatcgacgtaacctgaaaggctgctcagcaaggaagaagccattgctccaaaaccaccataaaaaagccagactaaagtttgcaagtgcacatgggaacaaagatcttctTTTTTgaagaaatatcctctggtctgatgaaacaaaaactgtttggccataatgaccatcgttatgtttggaggaaaaagggtgaggcttgcaagccgaagaacaccatcccaaccgtgaagcatgggggtggcagcaacaTGCtatggtgctttgctgcaagagggactggtgcacttcacaaaatagatggcatcatgaggaaggaaatttatgtggatatattgaagcaacatctcaagacacagccaggaaattaaagctcagtcgcaaatgagtcaaagttgtggcaaaatggcttaaggacaacaaagtcaaggtattggaggggccatcacaaagccctgaccacaatccgatagaaaatttgtgggcagaactgaaaaagcatgtgcgagcaaggaggcctacaaacctgactcagttacaccagttctgtctggaggaatgggccaaaatttcagcaaattattgtgagaagcttgtggaaggctacccaaaatgtttaacccaagttaaatgatttaaaggcaatgctaccaaatgctaacaaagcgtatgtaaacttctgtcccactgggaatgtgatgaaagaaatataaggtaaaataaatcattctctctactattattctgacatttcacattcttaaaataaagaagtgatcctaactgacctaagactgggaatgttttctacgattaaatgtcaggaattgtgaaaaactgagtttaaatgtatttggctaaggacttcaactgtacattcaaatagaacggcctcttgtctcctcaccaGTGTCCCACAGCGCTATGCTTTGTTTTGCTAACCTTAGGCTCCCCCTTGGTAGACGGGTTCTGGTCtcaaggcacgatcatgatttcaagcttaattacacttcctaatgcttgatgcatgcacagagcactagatggcgctataggaagtgtaattgagctggaaatcatgatcaccaaggagactgctgatgtcaaggtttatagagaaaaaggagttacattttggtctgttctcacccaagatTGATTGGATTgctccagaagacatggattaaaccactggagtcatatggattacctttatgctgccttgatttgatttttggagcttgaaaatttagtcaccattcacaaaacagaaaaaaatacagaaaaatctTATATTCCATTAAAATaactttgtatgtgttctgcggaagaaaaaagtcatacgagtttgagactacataagtgtgagtaaatgatgagagaattataatttttgggtgaactattcctttaaggcaacaCGGATATCTTCTAAACATTTTCcttcttaaaattaatttaattaatgatcCTATAACAATTTAGATGCATACCTTCGGTGTCTCTGTGTTTTTCTCACTCCTTCGACCTTCTAGCCTTCCTCTGTAGGGAAGTCTgtcatggggaaaaaaacaatttcagggttcccaccctttttgaccacTGAAATTCTATGAATTTTCACATCAAAAccgataaaaaataaataaataaataaataaaacactattGACTAACAAATTTGTGAACAATTTCtactaattaaagggatagttcccaaaaatgaaaattctctcatcatttactcaccctcttaccatcccagatgtacatgacacaaacaaagatttttagaaaaatatctcagctctgtaggtaatttcaatgcaagtgaatggtggccagaactttgaagctccaaaaagcacataaatgcaacattAAAGAATTCCAttcgacttcagtggtttaatccatgtcttctaaagtgatccaattggttttgggtgagaacataccaaaatataactcctttttcactgtactgtccatcttgccattgtagtctctaggcacgatcatgatttcaagctctattacacttcctagtgctttacgcatgtgcagagcgctaaattgtgctataggaagtgttatCAAGCTAGAAATCATCACagggagactgctgtcaagatttatagtgaaaaaggaattacattttggtctgttctcacccaaaaccaattggatcacttcagatgacattgattaacccactggagtctgatggattactttaacactgcctttatctgctttcttgagctttaaagttctggctaccattcacttgcattgtgtggacctacagagaagagatattcttctaaaaatcttaatttgcgttctgcagaagaaagtaagtcttacacatcttagatggcatgaggatgagtaaatgatgagagaattttcatttttgggtgaacaatccctttaactgaAAAGAACCTACTCAAAGGATTAGTTGTCACAAATCAGAGTTGTGCTCCACACAAGTTCTAACCAAGAGCAATATTtaggtgattaaatattttacagcagagcataaatagaataatatctactatgtatgtacatgtaattatttcagaaaaatacctTCAAAAATGGTTAACGTCAGATACACAGGCTGCATATCATATTAGAAGCAGCCCAAACAGgtaaaatattcaataaatatgaAAGTAGTCATAACttgattgttttgtttgtcaACCCTACGTACCCTGAAGTGGCTGTAGAATGGGGCTTGAGGCTGTCATTGAGTGGTGCTGGGTAGATGTTAGCCTCAACTGCCCCACACCTTTGGTTCCTGCTCTTCACCGGCTGCTCAGCATTGGTGTTCTTGGTGGATCCATACGCTGAGGGCTTCCATTGGTCCAAACCTGAGGTGCCTCTCTGCCACCCTTGAGCTGTCTGCTGCAGGAGCTCATCACCTGGGTCAGCTGTAAAAACATGTACAGGTCTGACTGGTTACTTACTGATTACAGCTTAAGGTATTGTTccaccaaaatgacaattctatcttcatttcatcaccctcatgttctttcaaacctgtatgactttctttcttctgtggaacaccaaaggagatgttaggcagaatgaaagtgaatagtgaccaacaCTATATATGCTGCTGTAAATCTTAGTTTGTGCTCCATACAAAGTGTGgataaagtcataaaggtttggaacaacatgaggaggagtaaatgatgacaattttcatttttgggtaaactatccctttaaatcatcaAAAgccaagcatatatatatatatatatatatatatatatatatatatatatatatatatatatatatatatatatatatatataaaagcttggcttttgattatttaaagggatagttcatccatcTTTGTAATTTGCTTATTCATTTGACTTCTATATAAGTCAACAAGAAGTCAAATGAATAAGCAGATTACAAAGATGATTAGGAAAGCAACTGAGATTGTGTGTATTTTGGCATCTCACCTTGATGTCTTACCCTCCTCTGCCTCTCAGGAGATCTCCTCTCATGGGCCTCTTTAGCTGTGTAGTGTGGTTTCCATGGAGATACCCCATCTTTTGAATAAGCGGTCTTGGGGCGGAGATCACACTTATCCTTTACAGTAGGACAAAATTATTAATGTAATACTCAGCCAATCAACTGAATGGCAGGCTCCATTTCTACTCTACATTTACAAAAGAGAATAAACATGCTATAGCTGAAAAGCAATAAAAAGATAATATAAGTTCCTTGCTTAAAGAGATCACCCCCAAATAAAAATGATCTAAAATGAATGAACTACAGAAATTAAAATGTTGCACCAAATGCAGTCACAACTATAGTAAATGGGAGTGTTCCTTTTGCTTGTGGGCATCTAAagaaacatttataaaactatttttataCAGAGCAATGAAAACATGTTTCATTGCTTTCTCAcctaatgggatagttcacctaaaaatgaaaattatctcattgtttactcaccctcatgccaacccagataggacttactttcttctgcagaacacaaacaaagattttaagaagaatatctcagctctggaggtccatacgatgcaaaagacacataaaggcaccataaaagtaatccataagactccagtggtttaatccatgccttttgAAAAGacccaatcggttttgggtgagaaaagaccaaaatgaaactcctttttcactctacatctgtccattgcagtttctaggcacgatcatgatttcaagcttgattacacttcctagtgcttgtcacatgcgcagagcactagatggtactaggaagtgtaataaagcttgaaatcatgatcactaaggagactgctgatgtcaagatttatagtgaaaaaggagttacattttggtctgttcttacccaaaaccgactggatcacttcagaagacaaagATTAAATAACTGGAGttgtaaggattacttttatgctgcctttatgtgttttttcgagtttcaaagttttggtcaccatttacttaaaTTGTGTGGACCTTAAGAGCTGAGATATACAAACATCTTtgttcatctgggatggcatgagggtgaataaatgatgagagaattttcatttttggataaactattcctttaacatttcaacttttcttttctaagaactTCAATCGTCATCTAAAGACATTACATCAAACAGACTGTCAATAATACCTGATGGTGAAAGAGCACATTCTCTTCCAAGGCAATGCCACAAAACTCACAAGGAATGAGCACGTCACCCTCAACAGGACTGGATGAGGAACTGTAGGAGATTGGAGAGACAGACAAGGGCAGGGTGGGTGGACTGGGTGTGTGGGCCGGAATGACATGACCAGCCCCTTGAGTGATGGTGTCTTCATAGTGAAGAGAGGGAGCCTGTTTACTGAAGGAAGCGATAGCAGATGCAGGGCTGCAGCCGGTCTAAaagatattaaaaaaagaaaaagaaaaaaaagaaagagtatTTACATTAAAAAGCAACCGACCCAGATAACAAACTACTACTCTATGGTCTTAGAAAGAGGAGAAGAATCTGATCAGGGTTCAGCCTGTTGGAGAAACTAGAGGGCTGAAATCTGAGGAGGTTCCAATGGTAACTAAACACTGCAGAGTGAAACAACAGAGACCCAACAAGAAGGAACGGAGTGAGATATTCAACATCCGTACTGAAATGACAATAGCCTCCTATAGAAAACATGCTTTATGTTGTGCTCTGTACTTCACACTTACTAGAGTTATCTAGACACAAGAGGTCTGGCTTAAATATCAAGCCAAGAGGGAGTGTAACTTGATGGAATAACTAAGGCCTCAGCACGTACCTGGTGTATGATAAGGTCTTCCTCTGGAAAGAGCTCTTCACAGAACTCACAAGGGAGCATGATATTTGAAGAAGGGCTATAACCTGGGATTGTGTTGGATTTAGGGGGGGCTGCAGTGCAGTTGTTGTTAGTGTTGTAGGGGAGCTGGGAAGTAAGATTGCTATGGGCTGATGTCCTTCCCAGGCGATGGTCCCACACATCAGTCCACACACCCTCCTGACCCCCAGGGTCCTCCAAGTCACCTTCACTTTGCAGGCTGAGGGCCAGCATGTAGTCCAGACTGGAGGAGTCATAGTCTGGCACCTGGCCCAGAGACCACAGCAGACTGTTGTTGTTGTTCCCCAGCTCTCCTTCCTGATCCAGCACTGAGGAAATGAGCAAAGTGGAAGGTTACTTTTTTTTCTAGTGCTGACAAAAAATGTGCCGGTATCCTGTTAGGACCCTGTGAAAACTGCCATCACATTCCACAAAATATGCAAGCAGTTCAGTTAAAACCATATTATATTAATTGTAAATTACAGTGCTGTTCAAAAGTCTGTTTATTTTTGAAACTCTTGtattgtttctttgttttgcaaTTTTTCACATTTCTAAAACTAtctgtttattttcaggtttaaattagattccgaatcctcgatttttttttttatttggatgcAGACTTTTAAGCAGCATTATATCTAAAGTTAGTACTAAAACAGCCAGACTGATACATACAGTAAGCAAATTCATTGATccttatttgtgtgtttgtcctgGTTCCTGCCCTAACTGTTCCTCTGGTACTATTATGTATTCTGTCCTCCAAGGGTCGTGGTGGGCCCCTGCGGTCTGCTGCCcctg carries:
- the trafd1 gene encoding TRAF-type zinc finger domain-containing protein 1, with product MADENTQFCSNCKRDIPEANFTTHEIHCRRNIALCDVCQEPFPHAELVQHKELDHAEEQCKCGLKIEKRFMETHQRSECSHRLVPCQFCDLELAFCQAKEHEDYCGTRTEPCPICKCNVMLREQKIHPALCGSFTPPQERHSDRAGSQSPGAWFETHSIHNLLRAQERSHNNNNTGAADRRGPPRPLEDRIHNSTRGTVRAGTRTNTQIRINEFAYLLDQEGELGNNNNSLLWSLGQVPDYDSSSLDYMLALSLQSEGDLEDPGGQEGVWTDVWDHRLGRTSAHSNLTSQLPYNTNNNCTAAPPKSNTIPGYSPSSNIMLPCEFCEELFPEEDLIIHQTGCSPASAIASFSKQAPSLHYEDTITQGAGHVIPAHTPSPPTLPLSVSPISYSSSSSPVEGDVLIPCEFCGIALEENVLFHHQDKCDLRPKTAYSKDGVSPWKPHYTAKEAHERRSPERQRRVRHQADPGDELLQQTAQGWQRGTSGLDQWKPSAYGSTKNTNAEQPVKSRNQRCGAVEANIYPAPLNDSLKPHSTATSGLPYRGRLEGRRSEKNTETPKVPKKHNVEKEEE